Proteins encoded together in one Mycobacterium sp. MS1601 window:
- the qcrC gene encoding cytochrome bc1 complex diheme cytochrome c subunit, translating to MTSNSQRSSPTNRSARLKISRLTRTGSPKSKRRTRRRLTAGLLLLIALTMAGGLAAILTPKPQVAVADESASALLRTGEQLYDTSCISCHGANLQGVADRGPSLVGVGEAAVYFQVSTGRMPAMSLNAQAPAKPPNFDEAQIDALGAFVQANGGGPMVVRDENGQIAQESLTHGNVARGGDLFRLNCASCHNFTGKGGALSSGKYAPDLGDANPQQIYTAMLTGPQNMPKFSDRQLTPEEKADIVSYVRGASETPSPGGYGLGGFGPTSEGMAAWIIGMVAIIGVAMWIGARA from the coding sequence ATGACATCCAACTCTCAGCGCAGCAGCCCGACGAACAGGAGTGCTCGGTTGAAGATCTCGCGGTTGACCAGGACCGGCTCGCCGAAGTCCAAGCGGCGCACCCGCCGTCGGCTCACAGCTGGCCTGCTGCTGCTGATCGCGTTGACGATGGCCGGCGGACTGGCCGCCATCCTCACCCCCAAGCCGCAGGTCGCGGTCGCCGACGAGTCTGCGTCGGCACTGCTGCGCACCGGCGAGCAGCTCTATGACACCTCGTGCATCTCTTGCCACGGCGCCAACCTGCAGGGCGTCGCCGACCGTGGCCCCAGCCTGGTGGGTGTCGGCGAGGCTGCCGTCTACTTCCAGGTGTCCACCGGTCGTATGCCCGCGATGAGCCTCAATGCCCAGGCCCCGGCGAAACCGCCGAACTTCGACGAGGCGCAGATCGACGCCCTCGGCGCCTTCGTCCAGGCCAACGGCGGCGGCCCCATGGTGGTACGCGACGAGAACGGCCAGATCGCCCAGGAATCGCTGACCCACGGCAACGTGGCTCGCGGTGGCGACCTGTTCCGCCTGAACTGCGCGTCCTGCCACAACTTCACCGGCAAGGGTGGCGCGCTGTCCTCCGGCAAGTACGCACCCGATCTCGGTGACGCCAACCCGCAGCAGATCTACACCGCCATGCTGACCGGCCCGCAGAACATGCCGAAGTTCTCCGACCGCCAGCTCACCCCGGAGGAGAAGGCGGACATCGTCTCCTACGTCCGCGGAGCGTCCGAGACCCCCAGCCCGGGCGGTTACGGCCTCGGCGGGTTCGGCCCCACGTCTGAAGGCATGGCGGCATGGATTATCGGCATGGTCGCCATCATCGGCGTGGCGATGTGGATCGGGGCAAGGGCATGA
- the ctaE gene encoding aa3-type cytochrome oxidase subunit III has translation MTSAVGSSGTAITSRIHSLNRPNMVSVGTIVWLSSELMFFAGLFAMYFTARAQAGGDWPPAPTELNLYLAVPVTLVLIASSFTCQMGVFAAERGDVFGLRRWYTLTLAMGTFFVLGQGYEYYHLVHTGTTIPGSAYGTVFYLATGFHGLHVIGGLVAFVFLLARTRMAKFTPAQATAAIVVSYYWHFVDIVWIALFAVIYFVR, from the coding sequence GTGACGAGCGCTGTAGGGAGTTCGGGAACCGCCATCACGTCGCGGATTCATTCGCTGAACAGGCCGAATATGGTCAGTGTCGGCACCATTGTGTGGTTGTCGAGTGAGCTGATGTTCTTCGCCGGCCTCTTCGCGATGTACTTCACCGCCAGGGCCCAGGCCGGCGGTGACTGGCCACCGGCGCCCACCGAGCTGAACCTGTACCTCGCGGTGCCGGTGACCCTGGTCCTGATCGCCTCGTCGTTCACCTGCCAGATGGGCGTCTTCGCCGCCGAGCGCGGTGACGTCTTCGGTCTGCGCCGGTGGTACACCCTGACGCTGGCGATGGGCACCTTCTTCGTGCTCGGCCAGGGCTACGAGTACTACCACTTGGTACACACCGGAACCACCATCCCGGGCAGCGCCTACGGCACGGTGTTCTACCTCGCCACCGGCTTCCACGGCCTGCACGTGATCGGCGGTCTGGTCGCGTTCGTCTTCCTGCTGGCACGCACCCGGATGGCCAAGTTCACGCCCGCCCAGGCCACCGCGGCGATCGTCGTGTCCTACTACTGGCACTTTGTCGACATCGTGTGGATCGCGCTGTTCGCCGTGATCTATTTCGTCCGATGA
- the qcrA gene encoding cytochrome bc1 complex Rieske iron-sulfur subunit: MSIDKPDELTDEQLAQMSREELLALGGKLDGVDIVFKEKRWPVEGTKAEKRAERTVAYWLMLGGVAGLALLLVFLFWPWEYDPDSMWYNLATPMYGLTFGLSILAIGVGAVLFQKKFIPEEITIQDRHDGASSELQRKTVVANLTDALEGSTIRRRKMIGISMGLGLGAFGAGTLVALIGGLIKNPWKPVVPTADGPKAVLWTSGWTPRFHGETIWLARATGDAHSPFIKMRPEDLDAGGMETVFPWRESDGDGTTVESHHTLAAIQMGVRNPVMLIRIKPQDMSKVVKRQGQESFNFGDFFAYTKVCSHLGCPSSLYEQQTYRILCPCHQSQFDALHFAKPIFGPAARALAQLPITIDSDGYLVANGDFIEPVGPAFWERRS; the protein is encoded by the coding sequence ATGAGCATCGACAAACCAGATGAGCTCACCGACGAGCAGCTCGCACAGATGTCGCGCGAGGAGCTATTGGCCCTCGGCGGCAAGCTCGACGGTGTCGACATCGTCTTCAAGGAAAAGCGTTGGCCCGTCGAGGGAACCAAGGCAGAGAAGCGGGCCGAGCGCACCGTCGCCTACTGGCTGATGCTGGGCGGCGTCGCCGGCCTGGCGCTGCTGCTGGTGTTCCTGTTCTGGCCGTGGGAGTACGACCCGGACAGCATGTGGTACAACCTGGCCACCCCGATGTACGGCCTGACTTTCGGGCTGTCGATCCTGGCCATCGGTGTGGGCGCGGTGTTGTTCCAGAAGAAGTTCATCCCCGAAGAGATCACCATCCAGGACCGCCACGACGGCGCCTCCTCGGAGCTGCAGCGCAAGACCGTGGTGGCCAACCTGACCGACGCCCTCGAGGGCTCGACCATCAGACGCCGCAAGATGATCGGCATCTCGATGGGTCTGGGCCTGGGCGCCTTCGGTGCCGGCACCCTGGTCGCCCTCATCGGCGGCCTGATCAAGAACCCGTGGAAGCCCGTGGTGCCCACCGCCGACGGCCCCAAGGCCGTGTTGTGGACGTCGGGCTGGACCCCGCGGTTCCACGGCGAGACCATCTGGCTGGCCCGTGCCACCGGTGACGCCCACTCCCCGTTCATCAAGATGCGTCCCGAAGATCTGGACGCCGGTGGCATGGAGACCGTGTTCCCGTGGCGGGAATCCGACGGTGACGGAACCACTGTGGAGTCGCACCACACGCTGGCCGCCATCCAGATGGGCGTCCGCAACCCGGTGATGCTCATCCGCATCAAGCCGCAGGACATGTCCAAGGTGGTCAAGCGTCAGGGTCAGGAGAGCTTCAACTTCGGCGACTTCTTCGCCTACACGAAGGTCTGCTCACACCTGGGCTGCCCGTCCTCGCTCTACGAGCAGCAGACCTACCGCATCCTGTGCCCGTGCCACCAGTCGCAGTTCGACGCGTTGCACTTCGCGAAACCCATTTTCGGCCCAGCCGCGCGCGCGTTGGCGCAGCTTCCCATCACCATCGACTCCGACGGATACCTGGTTGCCAACGGCGACTTCATCGAGCCCGTCGGACCTGCCTTCTGGGAGCGGAGATCATGA
- the trpD gene encoding anthranilate phosphoribosyltransferase — translation MIASDSSPTWPLILARLTDSQPLATGQAAWAMEQIMTGAATPAQIAAFGVAMKIKRPTAAEVSELADTMLSHARKVPTESFGTDTVDVVGTGGDGANTVNLSTMAAIVVAAAGVKVIKHGNRAASSLSGGADTLEALGVRIDLGPEEVARCVAEVGIGFCFAPQFHPSLRHAGAARREIGVPTVFNLLGPLTNPAGPRAGLIGCAFGDLAEVMAGVFAARRSSVLVVHGDDGLDELTTTTTSTIFRVQAGTIDRLTFDPAGFGFPRAQLAELLGGDAQSNAAEARSVFAGAPGPVRDAVILNAAGAMVAHAGLTASAEWLPAWESGLERAAKAIDSGAAEQLLSRWVKFTQKL, via the coding sequence GTGATTGCTTCTGATTCCTCGCCCACGTGGCCGCTGATCCTGGCCCGCTTGACCGATTCCCAGCCCCTGGCGACGGGCCAGGCCGCGTGGGCGATGGAACAGATCATGACCGGCGCCGCCACTCCTGCCCAGATCGCGGCCTTCGGGGTGGCCATGAAGATCAAACGGCCCACCGCAGCCGAGGTCAGCGAGCTGGCCGACACCATGTTGTCGCACGCCCGCAAGGTCCCTACCGAATCATTCGGCACCGACACCGTCGACGTGGTGGGTACCGGAGGTGACGGCGCCAACACCGTCAACCTCTCCACCATGGCCGCCATCGTGGTGGCGGCCGCGGGTGTCAAGGTGATCAAGCACGGCAACCGGGCCGCGTCGTCGTTGTCCGGCGGCGCCGACACCCTCGAGGCGCTCGGGGTGCGGATCGATCTGGGGCCCGAAGAGGTGGCCCGCTGCGTCGCCGAGGTGGGCATCGGGTTCTGTTTCGCTCCGCAGTTCCATCCGTCGCTGCGCCACGCCGGCGCCGCCCGCCGTGAGATCGGTGTGCCGACGGTCTTCAATCTGCTTGGACCGCTGACCAATCCGGCTGGACCGAGGGCCGGGCTGATCGGCTGCGCGTTCGGTGACCTGGCCGAGGTGATGGCGGGCGTGTTCGCCGCCCGCCGCTCCAGCGTGCTGGTGGTGCACGGCGACGACGGCCTCGACGAGCTGACCACCACCACCACGTCGACGATCTTCCGGGTACAGGCGGGCACCATCGACCGGCTGACGTTCGACCCGGCCGGTTTCGGGTTCCCCCGGGCACAGCTGGCCGAGCTGTTGGGCGGCGACGCGCAGAGCAATGCCGCCGAAGCGCGTTCGGTGTTCGCCGGGGCTCCGGGGCCGGTGCGCGACGCGGTGATCCTGAACGCCGCGGGTGCGATGGTGGCCCATGCCGGGCTGACCGCCAGCGCAGAGTGGCTGCCGGCCTGGGAGAGCGGACTCGAGCGCGCCGCCAAGGCCATCGACTCGGGAGCCGCCGAACAGTTGCTGTCCAGGTGGGTGAAGTTCACCCAGAAGCTCTGA
- a CDS encoding DEDD exonuclease domain-containing protein, translated as MSVRPPSVTSCERRAQRAVELRGHRSVRRSGAARHHVRRGRSRNHRRSGRGPRNRRPSDAITEIGAVKVRGGAVLGEFATLVDPGRSIPPQIMQLTGITTAMVRDAPPISTVLPMFLEFCRGAVLVAHNAGFDIGFLKAAAEQCELVWPRPPVLCTVRLARRVLTKDEAPSVRLSALAQLFRSGTEPTHRALDDARATVDVLHGLIARVGNQGIHTYSQLRSYLPNATPTQRRKRVLAAGVPDTPGVYLFRGPADEVLYVGTAVNLHRRVSQYFNGADPRTRMKEMVALAQSVDHIECAHALEAGVRELRLLAAHAPPYNRRSKFPHRWWWLALSDEAFPRWTVVRAPGSRACVGPFRARSDAVDTGALLARFSGIRTCTQRLARAALHTCPEREVSPCPAPRDIGAADYATTVLRAAELITGSHSAAFDAATAHIAALAERGHFESAARLRDHTATAVDVLWRGQRLHALSTVAEMVAAQPDGAGGWHLAVIRHGRLAAAGTARRGVPPMPVVDAVCAGAQTVLPEAAPLGGALVEETALLVRWLATPGTRMVRTTDGWASPAQSAGRWAGWAATARSARLAAEQTAAEDYADLLTPVRKGFRASG; from the coding sequence ATGTCGGTGCGACCTCCTAGCGTCACGTCGTGTGAACGTCGGGCGCAGCGCGCAGTTGAGCTTCGCGGACATCGATCCGTCCGCCGATCTGGCGCTGCGCGACACCACGTTCGTCGTGGTCGATCTCGAAACCACCGGAGGTCGGGCCGTGGCCCGCGGAATCGGCGCCCCAGTGACGCCATCACCGAGATCGGTGCGGTCAAAGTGCGCGGAGGCGCCGTCCTCGGAGAATTTGCCACACTCGTCGATCCGGGTCGGTCCATCCCGCCTCAGATCATGCAGTTGACCGGCATCACCACCGCCATGGTCCGCGATGCGCCGCCCATCTCGACGGTGTTGCCGATGTTCCTGGAGTTCTGCCGGGGAGCGGTCCTGGTGGCCCACAACGCCGGTTTCGACATCGGCTTCCTCAAGGCGGCCGCCGAACAGTGTGAGTTGGTCTGGCCGCGGCCACCGGTGCTGTGCACCGTGCGACTGGCCCGGCGGGTTCTGACCAAGGACGAGGCACCCAGCGTGCGACTGTCCGCGCTCGCACAGCTGTTCCGGTCGGGCACCGAGCCCACCCACCGCGCGCTCGACGACGCCCGCGCCACCGTCGACGTCCTGCACGGGTTGATCGCCAGGGTGGGCAATCAGGGCATTCACACCTACTCACAGCTGCGCTCGTATCTGCCGAACGCCACCCCGACACAACGGCGCAAACGGGTCCTTGCCGCCGGGGTGCCCGATACGCCGGGCGTCTACCTCTTCCGTGGGCCCGCAGACGAGGTGCTCTACGTCGGCACGGCGGTCAACCTGCACCGCAGGGTCAGCCAGTACTTCAACGGTGCCGATCCGCGTACCCGCATGAAGGAGATGGTGGCGCTCGCGCAGTCCGTCGACCACATCGAATGCGCCCACGCGCTGGAGGCCGGGGTCCGCGAACTGAGGCTGCTGGCCGCGCACGCGCCGCCCTACAACCGGAGGTCGAAGTTCCCACACCGATGGTGGTGGCTGGCGCTGTCGGACGAGGCGTTCCCGCGCTGGACGGTGGTGCGGGCGCCGGGCAGCCGCGCCTGCGTCGGCCCCTTCCGCGCTCGCTCCGACGCCGTCGACACCGGCGCGCTGCTGGCCCGCTTCAGCGGCATCCGCACGTGCACACAGCGCCTTGCCCGCGCCGCGTTGCACACCTGCCCGGAACGAGAAGTCTCCCCCTGCCCGGCACCGCGCGACATCGGGGCAGCGGACTACGCGACGACTGTGCTGCGGGCCGCTGAGCTCATCACGGGCTCACACTCGGCGGCCTTCGACGCCGCGACAGCTCACATCGCCGCGTTGGCCGAGCGTGGGCACTTCGAGAGTGCAGCCAGGCTGCGCGACCACACCGCCACAGCCGTCGACGTGCTGTGGCGCGGACAACGGCTGCATGCTCTGTCCACGGTGGCGGAGATGGTGGCCGCGCAGCCCGACGGTGCGGGCGGTTGGCATCTGGCGGTGATCCGGCACGGCCGCCTGGCCGCGGCCGGAACGGCACGGCGCGGTGTGCCGCCGATGCCGGTGGTGGACGCGGTGTGCGCAGGGGCGCAGACCGTGCTGCCCGAGGCGGCGCCGCTGGGTGGCGCGCTGGTCGAAGAGACCGCACTGCTGGTGCGCTGGCTGGCCACACCGGGAACCCGCATGGTGCGGACCACCGACGGCTGGGCGTCGCCCGCGCAGTCAGCGGGCCGCTGGGCGGGGTGGGCGGCCACCGCACGCTCGGCGCGACTGGCTGCCGAGCAAACGGCCGCCGAGGACTATGCCGATCTGCTCACCCCGGTGCGGAAGGGCTTCAGAGCTTCTGGGTGA
- a CDS encoding DUF2561 family protein — protein sequence MAWSPKFSDSPELVDRGVMVACAVTWLVALGVAVAAGVALVDLGVAHSPGPVSDPGTPWLLYTVIGVSAAVIVLAVPLLLRARRAVEEPAPPPRPGPKTVQARAMLVDQDPPDYPGPTPARHSSSAISVTFLDRMWLRCGLGVLTAVGLAYVAVAVATYLMASDKITASWVVYGVAGVITVAMIAIPLTYLRQLRGRLASEAQ from the coding sequence GTGGCCTGGAGCCCCAAATTCTCGGACTCGCCCGAGCTCGTCGACCGTGGCGTGATGGTGGCGTGCGCCGTCACCTGGCTGGTCGCCCTTGGCGTCGCCGTGGCGGCCGGAGTGGCCCTGGTGGACCTCGGCGTGGCGCACTCACCCGGGCCGGTGTCGGATCCGGGAACGCCGTGGCTGCTCTACACGGTCATCGGTGTGTCGGCCGCGGTGATTGTGCTGGCGGTGCCGCTGCTGCTGCGTGCCCGGCGTGCCGTCGAGGAGCCTGCTCCGCCGCCGCGTCCGGGCCCCAAAACGGTGCAGGCGCGCGCCATGCTGGTCGATCAGGATCCACCCGACTACCCGGGGCCGACACCGGCCCGGCACTCCAGCTCCGCCATCTCGGTGACCTTCCTGGACCGGATGTGGCTGCGATGTGGGCTAGGAGTTCTCACTGCTGTCGGGCTGGCCTACGTGGCGGTGGCCGTGGCCACCTACCTGATGGCTTCGGACAAGATCACCGCGTCCTGGGTGGTCTACGGCGTGGCAGGCGTCATCACCGTGGCGATGATCGCCATCCCGCTGACGTATCTGCGTCAGCTGAGGGGGCGGCTCGCCTCCGAGGCCCAGTGA
- the qcrB gene encoding cytochrome bc1 complex cytochrome b subunit produces MGAEIMSPKLADTLAKQGDAIDSRYHPSAAVRRGILNKVFPTHWSFLLGEIALYSFIILLLTGIWLTLFFDPSMAEVTYNGVYEPLRGIQMSKAYESALNISFEVRGGLFVRQVHHWAALLFAASIMVHLARIFFTGAFRRPREANWIIGSLLLILAMFEGFFGYSLPDDLLSGTGLRAAFSGITMSVPVIGTWLHWALFGGDFPGTIIIPRLYALHILLIPGIMLALIGAHLALVWFQKHTQFPGPGRTEKNVVGVRVMPVFAVKSGAFFAMTVGILGLMGGLLQINPIWDLGPYKPSMVSAGSQPDFYMMWTDGLIRIWPAWEFYIGNYTIPQPFWIAILMGLVFTLLIAWPFLEKRFTGDDAHHNLLQRPRDAPVRTAIGAMAIAFYILMTFACMNDIIALKFHISLNATTWIARIAMVILPPIVYFVTYRWAVALQRADRAVLEHGIETGIIKRLPHGAYVELHQPIGPVDDHGHPIPLEYQGAAVPKKMNKLGSGGAPGRGNFLFPDPVSEDSALTEAEHASHHRALTALKEYQDNEHGTNGSSDGHSNGHH; encoded by the coding sequence CTGGGAGCGGAGATCATGAGTCCGAAACTCGCTGACACGTTGGCCAAGCAGGGCGATGCGATCGATTCGCGGTATCACCCGTCGGCGGCGGTGCGGCGCGGGATCCTGAACAAGGTCTTCCCCACCCACTGGTCGTTCCTGCTGGGTGAGATCGCGCTGTACAGCTTCATCATCCTGCTGCTCACCGGCATCTGGCTGACGCTGTTCTTCGATCCGTCCATGGCCGAGGTCACGTACAACGGCGTCTACGAGCCACTTCGCGGCATCCAGATGTCGAAGGCCTACGAGTCGGCGCTGAACATCAGCTTCGAGGTGCGTGGCGGTCTGTTCGTCCGCCAGGTCCACCACTGGGCCGCGCTGCTGTTCGCCGCGTCGATCATGGTGCACCTGGCCCGCATCTTCTTCACCGGTGCGTTCCGCCGCCCGCGTGAGGCCAACTGGATCATCGGCTCGCTGCTGCTGATCCTGGCGATGTTCGAGGGCTTCTTCGGTTACTCGCTGCCCGACGATCTGCTCTCCGGCACCGGCCTGCGCGCTGCGTTCTCCGGCATCACGATGAGCGTCCCCGTCATCGGCACCTGGCTGCACTGGGCACTGTTCGGCGGCGATTTTCCCGGCACGATCATCATCCCGCGCCTGTACGCCCTGCACATCCTGCTGATCCCCGGCATCATGCTGGCGTTGATCGGCGCGCACCTGGCGCTGGTCTGGTTCCAGAAGCACACCCAGTTCCCCGGCCCCGGCCGCACCGAGAAGAACGTCGTCGGTGTGCGAGTCATGCCGGTGTTCGCCGTCAAGTCCGGCGCCTTCTTCGCGATGACGGTCGGCATCCTGGGCCTGATGGGTGGCCTGCTGCAGATCAACCCGATCTGGGACCTTGGCCCCTACAAGCCGTCCATGGTGTCGGCCGGTAGCCAGCCGGACTTCTACATGATGTGGACCGACGGCCTGATCCGTATCTGGCCGGCGTGGGAGTTCTACATCGGCAACTACACCATCCCCCAGCCGTTCTGGATCGCGATCCTGATGGGTCTGGTGTTCACCCTGCTGATCGCGTGGCCATTCCTGGAGAAGCGCTTCACCGGCGACGACGCGCACCACAACCTGTTGCAGCGGCCGCGTGACGCTCCGGTCCGTACCGCCATCGGCGCCATGGCCATTGCGTTCTACATCCTGATGACCTTCGCGTGCATGAACGACATCATCGCGCTGAAGTTCCACATCTCGCTCAACGCGACCACGTGGATCGCCCGCATCGCCATGGTGATCCTGCCGCCGATCGTCTACTTCGTGACCTACCGGTGGGCCGTGGCGCTGCAGCGTGCCGACCGCGCGGTGCTCGAACACGGCATCGAGACGGGCATCATCAAGCGGCTGCCGCACGGTGCGTACGTCGAACTGCACCAGCCGATCGGCCCGGTCGACGACCACGGCCACCCGATCCCGCTCGAGTACCAGGGTGCCGCGGTGCCGAAGAAGATGAACAAGCTGGGCTCCGGCGGTGCGCCGGGTCGTGGCAACTTCCTCTTCCCGGATCCGGTGTCCGAGGATTCGGCACTCACCGAGGCCGAGCACGCGTCGCACCACCGGGCGCTCACGGCGCTCAAGGAGTACCAGGACAACGAGCACGGCACCAACGGCTCGTCGGACGGCCACAGCAACGGTCATCACTGA